The Pochonia chlamydosporia 170 chromosome 3, whole genome shotgun sequence genome contains the following window.
CATCATCCAAAACTTTCAGAGCGCAGGTCCATATCTCCCGGTAATACGTCTCGTACTGCGGGAACGGGCGACCCTGGATGAGGTCAGAGATGGCAGCACAGCTAGCTTGCCTGACCCGCCACTCTCTGCCGAGAATGCTCTTCAAGAGATCTTGCATGATGGCGTCAAAATTAGTATTGATAGTGGCATTTGAATCTTTGACCAGAGCTTTCCAAATGTCGTCCATTGATCGCCGAACGTTTCCATTGGGATCGAAGCGGTATCTGAACAGCTTCGGGTACAGCTTTGGATCAACCTCTGACTCGGAAAGAATGTTACTTAATCCGAATCGTCCAAAGGCAGATCTTGTCGACCAAGTAGCCGCGTTGGCAGCAAGGGACATGAACTTGTACACCAAGCGCTGGTCTCCAACTTCGTTGGCTAAATTCACAATATCCTTGTATGAGGTGACAGAGTTGCCCTCGCCTGTAGGTAGCGCCCCTGGCTCAAATAGCTCAGtatcctcctccaccttgaGCTGTGTCCCGCTCCCAGTGAAGGCAGAGACAAGGTCCTTTACTAGTGCAGATTTGAGATCTGCGTCACCACGCTCGTACACCAAGGATAACCCGCGGGATGCAGTCTCCTGCACCAGCTCATCTCTAGCACTCAGGAGTCGCATGAAGGCTGCCTGGACTTCGCGGAGCTTCGACTGTACCTGAAAAAGGTGAGAGCCGTACTGCACCATACAGAAAAGCCAAATGCCCGAAGCCTTAAGCAAAGACGGCTTCGTAGCTTTCGAATCTTGCAAAAGCTTCTTCAGCACTTCATCAACCAGAGCGCCTCGGGCCCCCGCAAAATTTGCTGGGTTTCTGgcctcaacatccatccGAAGCTTGGTATTGTTGGAATCCCATCTTGCAACTGCAGCAGTGATGGCAGCTCCCACTGTAAACTGAACCTGGACTTGCTTAAGCTCGTGAAGAGAGAATAGATTCTTGAGAATTTCGCCCAAGTTGCCCGAAAATTGACCTTCGGACTCCTGGTCCCTGCTCTCCTCGCCTAATCCGGTGGCAAGGCTTCCCAGCGCCGAAATAGCCTTTTCGTTACCCTTCTTTGCATCCGCAGACAGCTTTCCAATAATATCCGTTAGGCAACTGTTGACGTCCATCGAAGGAACAGCCACTTTAGCTGTCCATAATTGAGAGAATGCTTCCAAGGCAGACTCGTACAGTGAAGTGGGCACTCCATCTTTGAGTAAAAGATATAATGGGTATTCATTAGGCATGGAAAATGGACGGTCATAGTACACAGATCGTGATACCAAATGGCCGAACGCAAGTAACGCACCCTCGGCCGCATTTGCTTGCGCACCGACAAGATTTTCCGCATTGACAAACAACGATTTCAAAGTCATGATCCAGTTGTCGACAACGTCTGATTGGTTGACGggatggccaacaagaatgCCTAGTGCCTTTGCAGCGAGTGACCGTATCTCCTTATTATTCGACTTGATCAGGGCAAGTAAGTTTGTGCTCGCTCCCGTAAGGAAACCTAGAGGGCCGCCAGGGCTCCAGGCTGCCACCTGAACAAAACACCGCAGACACTCTTCCACTATGAATGCGCCTTCAATGAAGGCACCGTCAAGACAGGCTTTGAGATAGAAGACAATAAAGCCGCTATCAATGGAGCGCAAATATTCACGAACCTTGTCTCTGGTTGAAACGTCGGTTATAATCTGGGCTTCTAGGATCTGCATCCAATCTGGCTTGATTTCGAAATCATCGAGCGCCGCCAGAAGCATCATCTGCTTGCAATATCTAAGAGCCAGTGGAAAAGCTGAAATGCGAGAGCCCTGGAAGTTTTGAAATACGGCCTTATCCGGCACAGCAAACGGTTGGCTGTCCCCTGCCTCCATATATAGTCGTGGATCAATTGCCAAATCGAAGTAGGTAGTTGCCATCTCTTTCCAATCGGGTAGCTGTGGACTTTTGTCAGTGTGAGCAAAATAGGTCCAAGGGTCCAGCCCCTTGGTGCCATGTTCAATGACTTCGCTGCGCTCATTGTGTCTACCAGCGATAGCCAAGATATCGATCCAACGGCCCAAGACATCTGAAAATGGAAGGCACTGGTTGGCCCATTTAACAACGGCGTGCCTGGTACTCCGAACCCTGGGTGGCGTATCAGGTAAGGACATGTATGTCATCAGCATCGCCTTGAGTTCAGCATCATCTCCCCCAACACTGACCGGGATTGCGCCAGTGAGGCTCGAAAGCGCCCCATCGATGTTAACAACAGCTTCTACAGTGCTGTCTTCTGATAAGGAGCGGAGGAGCCAGGCACCAAAATCCAAGCGTTCTTTGGGCGAGAGATCTGCACTCCTGGCAACCATGCCAATGGTGTCGTATGCCGTACGTCGTAATgcaacatcatcatgtgATGTTTGCTCCGGAATGGGCCATCCTTGGCTCTCGATATAGGATCGCATGGCGCGAATGAGGGGTGCTCCGATAGTGAAATCTGACCTTGACGGCCCAACTTGAGCCACCCACGATAAGAACTGGAATAGGGCATTGTGAAGTTTCGTCTTCTCCAGAGCGCTAGCTGGTTTCATGGAAGGCGTTCTATCAGATGTCTGAGGTAAAAAGTCTAGATTGACGACAGCCATGATGTTGTCAGTCATGCCCGCGGCCACGGATGACTTGGATAAAATCATGAGAATGCGAGCACGATACGGCGGCGGAAGCTGGGAGTGTGCGACAAAAAGCCGTTTCACTAGCTCTTCATCCTCCATAGAAACCGTGCTTCTCTTGATGATCTCCTCTGCTGTTGAGGCGACCCTATTATCGAATCCTGATGCAGCAAACAGGGCAGGGAGAAACCGTTCCTCGTCCTTGAAGGCTCCGCTCGCGAGGAATGCGACGGATTTGGATTTGAGTTCCGTAATCCGCTTAAATATTTTCTCATTCTCCGGAGACTCGGCAGGGAAGAGCCCGAGCTCTGTTTGAGAGAGCGCCGGGTTTGACTGCGCTAAACTTTCAGTCGCCTTCGGTGCCCTGAGACGCAGGAAGATGCCAATGGCCCTCGCGAGATATTgcgcatcagcatcatcacctAGACCAATACTTGTTCTAAAggcctcatcatccttgcTCCCTCGCGGTGGTATACGAATATCGAGTAAGATTCTGAGAATGATGTTAAACATTGTTGCCGCCCTTAGCCGTCCCTCATCCTGGGCAAAGCCCGCCAAAGCAATGGGCATAAGGTCTCTCCTGTCATCAACATCTAGTCGGTTTAGGCTGTGAAGAATAAAAGATAAATCGAACTGCTTGATGAGACTGGAGTCTGCGGATTTGTATTGTTGGAATAGTGCCTTGACTGGCAACACAACCCTAGATCAGAGTCAGCTAATTGGGTGAGCTACATAGTTGACTTGGCGGCAGCACATACTCTGGAGACTGGATGAAAGTCTTAAGCCTAGCAAGAATTTGAACCACCTATTTCAACATCAATAACATTCCTCGATATTTGTGGTATAGATACGGAGCTCCCATACCCGCCCTCGAACCGAAATGTGGTCACTCTCAGCCTTCAGGATCAATGGTGCCAGGTACCGCTGTAGAAGCTGATGGAGCTTATCTCCTTTGTTGGCAACGCCCAAGATTTTGAACTCAACGCTTTCTACCAGACGCAGTTCACGCTCCTCCGTGGACGTCGCAGCCATGGCGGATGGACAGCAGAGCTGTTGAGGGGTATCGcaggaacaaaaaaaagaaactgacaacaaaaaagaggACACGGGTTGCGGAGGATCGCAATTCACAAGAATCTCGCAAAGGCAAGAGCGACACGGAACCTCTACGCTACAGGTAATATATTCGCGAAAGACAGGCAACCCCAGTGTGACGACACAGTTGCGATGAATTGCTGTGGTGGATCACAAAATAGCTtggcccagccagcagcactCTGACGCACGTCTGGATAAGGTTCATGACTAAGCACCTCCCAGCCCTCTCATGCTCGCCACGCAAAATATCACGAGACGCGAACAAAACACTTGCTTAGAGTGCTGTGAACTTAAAAGGCGACTTCATCCTTTTCAACAATTCGGTGTGACGGCCATCCGGTACAATATACAAAATTTGGGATGTAGATGTATCATCCACGTGTTGGCGCCAAAATTGGTTCGCAGAGGCAATGCCCACATCCACTGGCAACCACGATACATATTAATAGCAAATGGCTTGCGGAGACTCCTCTTGATGCAGCTGTTTCCGTAAAACCCAAAGAGGCACGATTTCCATCCCTGCCAGTGCAAATGTGGTTGCCGCAGGGAGATATGAATGGGACATATTGCTGCCAGCTATTTTCAGGAACATGAACTGCATGCAGTAAGTACTCCATTGGCCGCAGATCGTCTCATTGTTCGGCAAGCCACAGGGCGGATTATTTTCTTACGCCCGGTTCCTTACGGTTTGAATGACTGGAGTTTCCGGAATGTTCCCGAATCAAAAGGGCTCAGCTGTCTCCATGTCAGTGTTTTGCCATTATCCACCTTGGGAACGCCATACCTGAGTTCCTTTGACATCCACCGATACCGGGCAGGACGTACTACATGGTGTAGCAGGCATGGATTACTCCCTTCTATAGAAGAGCAGAGAATACTGTCTGAGAGACTACGACTGAAGAAGCATTAAAGCATAAACAACAAATACTTGTATCGATTGCCCCAACAATCGATATTGCAACAGCTTTGGTTACTGTCAACGATCACCTACAAGTTCGTCCAATCGTATAATCTCTGCACAATAACCACGCAT
Protein-coding sequences here:
- a CDS encoding proteasome component (Ecm29) (similar to Neosartorya fischeri NRRL 181 XP_001257771.1), with translation MAATSTEERELRLVESVEFKILGVANKGDKLHQLLQRYLAPLILKAESDHISVRGRVVQILARLKTFIQSPEVVLPVKALFQQYKSADSSLIKQFDLSFILHSLNRLDVDDRRDLMPIALAGFAQDEGRLRAATMFNIILRILLDIRIPPRGSKDDEAFRTSIGLGDDADAQYLARAIGIFLRLRAPKATESLAQSNPALSQTELGLFPAESPENEKIFKRITELKSKSVAFLASGAFKDEERFLPALFAASGFDNRVASTAEEIIKRSTVSMEDEELVKRLFVAHSQLPPPYRARILMILSKSSVAAGMTDNIMAVVNLDFLPQTSDRTPSMKPASALEKTKLHNALFQFLSWVAQVGPSRSDFTIGAPLIRAMRSYIESQGWPIPEQTSHDDVALRRTAYDTIGMVARSADLSPKERLDFGAWLLRSLSEDSTVEAVVNIDGALSSLTGAIPVSVGGDDAELKAMLMTYMSLPDTPPRVRSTRHAVVKWANQCLPFSDVLGRWIDILAIAGRHNERSEVIEHGTKGLDPWTYFAHTDKSPQLPDWKEMATTYFDLAIDPRLYMEAGDSQPFAVPDKAVFQNFQGSRISAFPLALRYCKQMMLLAALDDFEIKPDWMQILEAQIITDVSTRDKVREYLRSIDSGFIVFYLKACLDGAFIEGAFIVEECLRCFVQVAAWSPGGPLGFLTGASTNLLALIKSNNKEIRSLAAKALGILVGHPVNQSDVVDNWIMTLKSLFVNAENLVGAQANAAEGALLAFGHLVSRSVYYDRPFSMPNEYPLYLLLKDGVPTSLYESALEAFSQLWTAKVAVPSMDVNSCLTDIIGKLSADAKKGNEKAISALGSLATGLGEESRDQESEGQFSGNLGEILKNLFSLHELKQVQVQFTVGAAITAAVARWDSNNTKLRMDVEARNPANFAGARGALVDEVLKKLLQDSKATKPSLLKASGIWLFCMVQYGSHLFQVQSKLREVQAAFMRLLSARDELVQETASRGLSLVYERGDADLKSALVKDLVSAFTGSGTQLKVEEDTELFEPGALPTGEGNSVTSYKDIVNLANEVGDQRLVYKFMSLAANAATWSTRSAFGRFGLSNILSESEVDPKLYPKLFRYRFDPNGNVRRSMDDIWKALVKDSNATINTNFDAIMQDLLKSILGREWRVRQASCAAISDLIQGRPFPQYETYYREIWTCALKVLDDVKGSVREAALALCMALSNGLVRQLKEGNHTTATTAMMKEALPFLLSDKGVESTVQDVQLFATVTVMDIAKHGGKALKPFIPDMIPQFLGLLSTIEPQQINYAYQRAGLESRDQIDKIRSQMVNRSPISEAIENCLRFIDAEVMTAFAPKFEATIKSAIGMPTKLGCSRVITTLATRHSNDIQPVSAKLLQILEKQTMDKNDEVSQAYARAAAYMIRAAPDAAKIRFCERFINIYFQAEDESRRQKVSDVIVAIAKVSPDHFTAQETTLLPFAYFGSHDTDEYAGKVFQEVWNQHAGSSRTVTRYVREIVSLVERSLETAQWALRHTGAFTVAAMAGDVANASEATGIIDEANLKVIWPVLDKTLALKTFPGKEKLLESYPRFVERSEPLWGNDATISAQMKKIAMREAKRNSDEYRPHAFRCLWRFAKARPDLNMLKDIAEITTPYLEELKDEDKMDVDSKESRKEDIASKTTKNAFEAIARGYSRSKTIDIRASIQEIMAVLMPYVTHAKFDFIKREIWYECVHDLMEDAVKFTNVMDALPGPFNGSGVIASYVESLDVSKGEMGTESQRVKRVQALSKLLDARSKGVFGKVDLPNTLQRDVDSALGEERSVDVQKRWRGILGQIKQA